The Halobacterium sp. CBA1132 genome has a segment encoding these proteins:
- a CDS encoding response regulator transcription factor: MTADSYTFRGPPIQTDGSGASGECSALDDDHTVLVVDDETQFAESVGHWIDQHWNAVVANDGEEALEKFGPHVDAVLLDRRMPELSGDETLQRIRDHEGSARVAMLTALEPDLDVVELDYDMYLEKPVDREEVVAATEELLERANYTRELRALYALSSKVAELETRYDDDELADDERFQRLQAELERVREQAADQLDGDDERMTELLQVVEDAER, encoded by the coding sequence ATGACTGCCGACAGTTACACGTTCCGCGGCCCGCCCATACAGACGGACGGCAGCGGGGCCTCGGGAGAGTGCAGTGCGCTCGACGACGACCACACGGTTCTCGTGGTAGACGACGAGACGCAGTTCGCGGAGTCGGTCGGCCACTGGATAGACCAGCACTGGAACGCGGTCGTCGCGAACGACGGCGAGGAAGCCCTCGAGAAGTTCGGCCCGCACGTCGACGCGGTCCTCCTCGACCGCCGGATGCCGGAGCTCTCCGGCGACGAGACCCTCCAGCGGATTCGCGACCACGAGGGGAGCGCGCGCGTCGCGATGCTGACGGCGCTGGAGCCGGACCTCGACGTCGTGGAGTTGGACTACGACATGTACTTGGAGAAGCCCGTGGACCGCGAGGAAGTCGTGGCGGCGACCGAGGAGCTCCTGGAGCGCGCGAACTACACGCGGGAACTGCGGGCGCTGTACGCGCTCAGCTCGAAGGTCGCGGAACTGGAGACGCGCTACGACGACGACGAGTTGGCCGACGACGAGCGCTTCCAGCGACTGCAGGCCGAGTTAGAACGCGTGCGCGAGCAGGCCGCCGACCAACTGGACGGCGACGACGAGCGGATGACCGAACTCCTGCAGGTCGTCGAAGACGCTGAGCGGTAG
- the nth gene encoding endonuclease III — translation MGTPLDTREAQAEEVIDRLEAEYPEPEISLNFSNRLELLIAVILSAQCTDERVNKETAHLFEKYESAEDYANADEDELAEDLNSITYYNSKAGYIKSAATAIIEEHDGEVPDTMSELTALSGVGRKTANVVLQHGHDITEGIVVDTHVQRLSRRLGITEEERPEAIEEDLMPIVPREHWKNYTHWLISHGRDTCTARNPDCADCVLEDICPSSKDDRDVDLADGSEW, via the coding sequence ATGGGAACGCCGCTGGACACGCGCGAGGCGCAAGCCGAGGAAGTCATCGACCGCCTCGAAGCAGAGTACCCCGAGCCCGAGATTTCGCTGAACTTCTCCAATCGCCTCGAACTCCTCATCGCCGTGATTCTCTCCGCGCAGTGCACCGACGAGCGCGTGAACAAGGAGACCGCCCACCTCTTCGAGAAGTACGAGTCCGCCGAGGACTACGCGAACGCCGACGAGGACGAACTCGCCGAGGACTTGAACTCGATTACGTACTACAACAGCAAGGCCGGCTACATCAAGAGCGCCGCGACGGCGATTATCGAAGAACACGACGGCGAAGTCCCGGACACGATGAGCGAACTCACGGCGCTCTCGGGCGTCGGCCGGAAGACGGCGAACGTCGTCCTCCAGCACGGCCACGATATCACCGAGGGCATCGTCGTGGACACCCACGTCCAGCGCCTCTCGCGGCGCCTCGGCATCACCGAGGAGGAGCGTCCCGAGGCTATCGAGGAGGACCTGATGCCAATCGTCCCGCGCGAGCACTGGAAGAACTACACGCACTGGCTCATCAGCCACGGCCGGGACACCTGCACCGCGCGTAACCCCGACTGCGCGGACTGCGTGCTCGAAGACATCTGTCCGTCCTCGAAGGACGACCGCGACGTCGACCTCGCCGACGGCAGCGAGTGGTAG
- a CDS encoding helix-turn-helix domain-containing protein yields the protein MAGNRLLPSRSTVERGDGSRVVGIREDAADEVFEALSSSTAREILAALYEEPDTASSVAEQCDTSLQNATYHLEKLVDADLVEVADTWYSEQGREMNVYAPASESLVVFAADEASKPSLKERLLRVLGAVGFLGIASLVVQRLFGGQTSTDYQMTGGDAGGATPAPATTQGGDVGIMNEAATETTTATTTATSASQSAAQGLPPGLLFFAGGLLVLAVVLGYVWYRRR from the coding sequence ATGGCTGGGAACCGCCTACTCCCGTCGCGGTCGACCGTCGAGCGCGGCGACGGCTCACGCGTGGTCGGCATCCGCGAGGACGCCGCCGACGAGGTGTTCGAAGCGCTGTCGTCGAGCACCGCCCGCGAGATTCTCGCCGCGCTCTACGAGGAACCCGACACCGCCTCCAGCGTCGCCGAGCAGTGTGACACCTCGCTGCAGAACGCCACCTACCACCTCGAAAAGCTCGTGGACGCGGACCTCGTGGAGGTCGCGGACACGTGGTACTCCGAGCAGGGCCGCGAGATGAACGTGTACGCGCCCGCGTCGGAGTCGCTGGTCGTGTTCGCGGCCGACGAAGCGTCGAAACCGTCCCTGAAAGAGCGGCTGTTACGCGTGCTCGGCGCGGTCGGCTTCCTCGGTATCGCGAGTCTCGTCGTCCAGCGGCTGTTCGGCGGGCAGACGTCGACTGACTACCAGATGACCGGCGGCGACGCGGGTGGGGCGACGCCGGCGCCCGCGACGACGCAGGGCGGCGATGTCGGCATCATGAACGAGGCCGCCACCGAAACCACGACGGCGACGACGACCGCCACCAGCGCGTCGCAGTCAGCCGCACAGGGCCTCCCCCCGGGGCTGTTGTTCTTCGCCGGCGGACTGCTCGTACTCGCAGTCGTCCTCGGCTACGTCTGGTACCGGCGCCGCTAG
- the mvaD gene encoding phosphomevalonate decarboxylase MvaD: MKATARAHPIQGIVKYHGMRDEDLRLPYHDSISVCTAPSNTTTTVEFDPDREADTYVVDGEEVDGSGADRIRKVVDEVRERAGVDHRVQVESVNNFQSNIGLGSSASGFAALARAATEAAGLDLSLPEISTIARRGSASAARAVTGGFSDLHTGLNDEDCRSERLDVPDEFVDDLRIVIAKVPSYKETGHAHAEAAESHMFEARLSHIHAQLAEARDALREGDFQRVFETAEHDSLSLAATTMTGPSGWVYWKPDTIEVFDAVRDLRSEDDVPVYFSTDTGATVYVNTRAEHADEVEAAIAECGVETDVWEVGGPAEILDESDALF; this comes from the coding sequence ATGAAAGCGACCGCGCGAGCCCACCCGATTCAGGGCATCGTGAAGTACCACGGGATGCGGGACGAGGACCTCCGCCTCCCTTACCACGACTCCATCAGCGTCTGCACCGCGCCGAGCAACACCACCACCACCGTCGAATTCGACCCCGACCGCGAGGCGGACACCTACGTCGTCGACGGTGAGGAGGTCGACGGCTCCGGCGCCGACCGCATCCGGAAAGTCGTCGACGAGGTGCGCGAGCGTGCGGGCGTCGACCACCGCGTGCAGGTCGAGAGCGTGAACAACTTCCAGTCGAACATCGGTCTCGGTTCCTCGGCGTCCGGGTTCGCGGCGCTCGCTCGCGCGGCCACCGAGGCCGCCGGTCTCGACCTCTCGCTGCCCGAGATTTCGACCATCGCGCGCCGCGGGTCGGCGTCCGCAGCGCGCGCAGTTACTGGCGGTTTCTCGGACCTCCACACGGGCCTGAACGACGAGGACTGCCGGAGCGAGCGCCTCGACGTTCCCGACGAGTTCGTCGACGACCTCCGCATCGTCATCGCGAAGGTGCCGTCGTACAAGGAGACCGGGCACGCGCACGCCGAGGCCGCGGAGAGCCACATGTTCGAGGCGCGCCTCTCGCACATCCACGCGCAACTCGCAGAGGCCCGCGACGCGCTCCGCGAGGGCGACTTCCAGCGGGTGTTCGAGACGGCCGAACACGACTCGCTGTCGCTGGCCGCGACGACGATGACCGGGCCGTCGGGGTGGGTGTACTGGAAGCCGGACACTATCGAGGTGTTCGACGCGGTCCGCGACCTGCGCAGCGAGGACGACGTTCCAGTGTACTTCTCGACGGACACGGGCGCGACGGTGTACGTGAACACGCGCGCGGAGCACGCCGACGAGGTGGAAGCAGCAATTGCGGAGTGCGGCGTGGAGACGGACGTCTGGGAGGTCGGCGGCCCCGCCGAGATTCTCGACGAGAGCGACGCGCTGTTCTGA
- a CDS encoding NAD(P)/FAD-dependent oxidoreductase — MRVVVLGGGYAGVVLTDRLEERLPADVDLVVVDETGDHLVQHELHRAIRRPAFADDIAVPLDDIFDRARVEVATVESVDRDAQRVELADDTSLDYDVAAVCLGAETAFYGLPGVEEHATPLKRLPDAARVRREFESLVEAGGGTAVVGGAGLSGVQTAGELAAFAREEDADVDVVLLEQLDSVAPSFPEQFRDAVREELDSAGVDVRTGVTVTRATDDTVETAEDDVPYDVFVWTGGIRGPGALDGERVDVRADFAVDGNTLVLGDAARVVDSEGTAVPASAQAAVREAKVAARNVEALVADCRERDDGFRPRLDRYTFDSPGWLVSVGDGAVAQVGPSVLRGAAANAVKSGVGASYLASAGGIREAFGLLREEFDLDGE, encoded by the coding sequence ATGCGCGTCGTCGTACTCGGCGGTGGTTACGCGGGCGTCGTTCTGACTGACCGACTGGAGGAGCGCCTCCCGGCGGACGTCGACCTCGTAGTGGTCGACGAGACGGGCGACCACCTCGTCCAGCACGAACTCCACCGCGCGATTCGCCGCCCGGCGTTCGCCGACGACATCGCCGTCCCGCTCGACGACATCTTCGACCGGGCGCGCGTAGAGGTCGCGACCGTCGAGAGCGTTGACCGCGACGCCCAGCGGGTCGAACTCGCGGACGACACCAGTCTCGACTACGACGTGGCCGCGGTCTGTCTCGGCGCGGAGACGGCGTTCTACGGGCTCCCGGGGGTCGAGGAGCACGCGACACCACTGAAGCGACTGCCGGACGCCGCGCGCGTCCGCCGTGAATTCGAGTCGCTCGTCGAAGCGGGCGGCGGCACGGCCGTCGTCGGCGGTGCGGGCCTCTCGGGCGTGCAGACGGCGGGCGAACTCGCGGCGTTCGCGCGGGAGGAGGACGCCGACGTGGACGTGGTGTTGCTCGAACAGTTGGACTCGGTGGCGCCGTCGTTCCCCGAGCAGTTCCGGGACGCAGTGCGCGAGGAACTCGACAGCGCGGGCGTGGACGTACGCACCGGCGTTACCGTCACGCGAGCGACGGACGACACCGTCGAGACGGCGGAGGACGACGTGCCCTACGACGTGTTCGTGTGGACTGGCGGCATCCGCGGACCGGGCGCGCTCGACGGCGAGCGCGTGGACGTCCGGGCGGACTTCGCTGTCGACGGCAACACGCTCGTACTCGGGGACGCCGCGCGCGTCGTCGACAGCGAGGGAACGGCGGTCCCGGCGTCCGCGCAGGCGGCCGTCCGTGAGGCGAAGGTCGCGGCGCGGAACGTCGAGGCGCTCGTCGCGGACTGCCGGGAGCGCGACGACGGCTTCCGGCCGCGCCTCGACCGGTACACGTTCGACTCGCCGGGCTGGCTGGTGAGCGTCGGGGACGGCGCGGTCGCACAGGTCGGGCCGAGCGTGCTCCGCGGCGCCGCGGCGAACGCCGTGAAGTCCGGCGTGGGCGCGAGCTACCTCGCGTCAGCGGGCGGGATTCGGGAGGCGTTCGGCCTGCTCCGCGAGGAGTTCGACCTCGACGGCGAGTGA
- a CDS encoding HAMP domain-containing sensor histidine kinase: MADTAKPDSSGRLAGYAVAALGALLFAVPLYDVWDDTTDLGWSLLPTLVENATLFALAGLVVAGGVWLARSQWDSKHVTTVAATTFAGFAATAALFAWIVAVQLWAMHELKPYVIALDAVVVGTLGSFGIGVYRARSESRCRALRVERNRLAGLFENTSDAVATVELADGAPTVASANGRFRETFADPMAAIEAAADLAGTSLSSLFDSGRGTDTTTHEIAYSDAAGVHEVAYGDRADRGDDAREFIVQFVPFDTDDGRTYVYVVATDVTEQKQLAREREANERLDLLHEYASKLVNADDSEGAAALAREAVEELYAPSAVRVVLDDDVAAGPADSEAAFDITIDVGDRGRIDVAADLAPRELNAVNVLATHLDDVLDRLDYERELADEREELDFINRTLRHNLLNDIQVVRARLQTLDGDEDLVDHRDVFLDHLDRMADFVQTMRTYTKSLVEDDEHVLKPVDLPSALDDVVDGTQNAYEDATVSLGDVPQVAVSADELLEPLLENVTTNAVEHNDKETPRVHVDAERHGDWVTVRVADNGPGVPDDRKDDVFERGELGEHSSGSGFGLFFVRKTVESYGGGVELRDNEPTGTVVRLTLPVAST; this comes from the coding sequence ATGGCCGACACCGCGAAGCCGGACAGCAGCGGTCGCCTCGCCGGGTACGCTGTCGCCGCGCTCGGCGCGCTGCTGTTCGCCGTACCGCTGTACGACGTCTGGGACGACACGACCGACCTCGGCTGGAGTCTCCTCCCGACGCTCGTCGAGAACGCCACCCTGTTCGCGCTCGCGGGCCTCGTCGTCGCCGGCGGCGTCTGGCTCGCGCGCTCGCAGTGGGACAGCAAGCACGTCACCACAGTCGCGGCCACGACGTTCGCCGGATTCGCTGCGACGGCCGCGCTGTTCGCGTGGATTGTCGCCGTCCAACTGTGGGCGATGCACGAACTCAAGCCGTACGTCATCGCGCTGGACGCCGTCGTCGTCGGTACGCTCGGGTCGTTCGGCATCGGCGTCTACCGCGCGCGTTCCGAGAGCCGGTGCCGAGCGCTCCGGGTCGAACGGAACCGCCTCGCCGGTCTCTTCGAGAACACCAGCGACGCCGTCGCAACCGTCGAACTCGCCGACGGCGCCCCGACGGTCGCGTCGGCGAACGGGCGCTTCCGTGAGACGTTCGCCGACCCGATGGCCGCAATCGAGGCCGCCGCCGACCTCGCGGGAACGTCGCTGTCGTCGCTGTTCGACTCCGGCCGCGGCACCGACACGACCACCCACGAAATCGCGTACAGCGACGCGGCCGGCGTCCACGAAGTCGCGTACGGCGACCGCGCCGACCGCGGCGACGACGCCCGCGAGTTCATCGTCCAGTTCGTCCCCTTCGACACCGACGACGGCAGGACGTACGTCTACGTCGTCGCCACGGACGTCACCGAGCAGAAGCAACTCGCGCGCGAACGCGAAGCGAACGAACGCCTCGACCTCCTCCACGAGTACGCCTCGAAACTCGTGAACGCTGACGACAGCGAGGGCGCCGCCGCGCTCGCCCGGGAAGCCGTCGAGGAACTGTACGCGCCCTCGGCCGTCCGCGTCGTCCTCGACGACGACGTCGCTGCCGGACCCGCTGACTCCGAGGCGGCCTTCGACATCACTATCGACGTCGGCGACCGCGGCCGTATCGACGTCGCCGCCGACCTCGCGCCCCGCGAACTGAACGCGGTCAACGTGCTCGCGACCCACCTCGACGACGTGCTCGACCGCCTCGACTACGAGCGCGAACTCGCCGACGAGCGCGAGGAACTGGACTTCATCAACCGCACGCTCCGCCACAACCTCCTCAACGACATCCAAGTCGTGCGGGCGCGCCTCCAGACGCTCGACGGCGACGAGGACCTCGTGGACCACCGCGACGTGTTCCTCGACCACCTCGACCGCATGGCGGACTTCGTCCAGACGATGCGCACCTACACCAAGTCACTCGTCGAGGACGACGAACACGTCCTCAAGCCCGTCGACCTCCCGTCCGCGCTCGACGACGTGGTCGACGGCACGCAGAACGCCTACGAGGACGCGACCGTCTCGCTCGGAGACGTGCCACAGGTCGCCGTGAGCGCCGACGAACTCCTCGAACCACTGCTTGAGAACGTCACTACGAACGCCGTCGAACACAACGACAAGGAGACGCCCCGCGTCCACGTCGACGCCGAACGCCACGGTGACTGGGTGACCGTCCGCGTCGCCGACAACGGCCCCGGTGTCCCCGACGACCGCAAGGACGACGTGTTCGAGCGCGGCGAACTCGGCGAGCACAGCTCCGGCAGCGGCTTCGGGCTGTTCTTCGTGCGCAAAACTGTCGAATCCTACGGCGGCGGCGTCGAACTCCGCGACAACGAACCCACGGGCACCGTCGTGCGCCTCACGCTCCCCGTCGCGTCTACTTGA